The Juglans microcarpa x Juglans regia isolate MS1-56 chromosome 2S, Jm3101_v1.0, whole genome shotgun sequence genome has a window encoding:
- the LOC121252416 gene encoding wall-associated receptor kinase-like 8 yields the protein MVLFRMLVLAMCSVNAFARKSNVINSTCSEYCGEVSIPYPFGIGNGCYVGEWFEIVCRSSNDSYDLGFPKPFLKSFDLEMLEIDLVGKVRVNYTIFSSCTNGTSSKNHLELDKSPFVFSDNKNSFVVMGCNNSASLRSLFHNDSNSFDGGCESSCDKDPFINGSRCYATNCCQTTIPSHDLQVFSTTIETKGSGRHNISGCKYAFMVDQDWFETIFTEPSPNMSVPVILEWGLDNTSFYYLPTRKNSTAREYANSTAYSCTRWSTRRIYNDTITVWINTTWNWKCGCRHGYRGNPYLLGGCRDVNELCENMDGSYYTCFEPPRSDDQQMSAIIIGISTSFGVLCLLFGGWWSHKLIRKRKMIKQKEKFFKRNGGLLLQQQLSSSDHVNVENNKLFIIYWFQKS from the exons ATGGTACTGTTTCGGATGCTTGTGTTAGCCATGTGCTCAGTAAATGCATTCGCGCGAAAATCGAACGTAATAAACAGTACATGTTCAGAATACTGTGGGGAAGTAAGCATTCCATACCCTTTTGGAATCGGAAATGGTTGCTACGTCGGAGAGTGGTTTGAGATAGTCTGCAGATCATCAAATGACTCTTATGATCTGGGATTTCCAAAACCATTTTTGAAGAGCTTCGACCTGGAGATGCTGGAGATTGACCTTGTAGGCAAAGTTCGCGTCAACTATACCATTTTTTCGAGCTGTACCAATGGCACGAGCAGCAAAAATCATCTGGAGTTAGACAAAAGTCCTTTCGTCTTCTCCGACAACAAAAACAGCTTCGTTGTCATGGGTTGCAACAACTCTGCCTCGTTGCGGTCCTTGTTCCATAATGACTCGAATTCCTTTGACGGTGGGTGCGAGTCTTCTTGTGACAAGGATCCATTCATAAATGGAAGTCGTTGCTACGCCACAAACTGTTGCCAAACCACAATCCCTTCTCATGATCTCCAAGTATTCTCTACAACAATAGAGACGAAAGGTTCCGGCCGCCACAATATTAGTGGATGTAAGTACGCATTTATGGTTGACCAGGATTGGTTTGAGACCATATTCACAGAGCCGAGTCCAAATATGTCCGTTCCAGTGATATTGGAATGGGGGCTTGACAATACTTCTTTCTATTATCTTCCCACAAGGAAAAACTCGACGGCAAGGGAATACGCGAACTCAACGGCCTATTCTTGTACTCGTTGGAGCACGAGGAGGATATACAATGATACCATTACTGTTTGGATCAATACCACCTGGAACTGGAAGTGTGGGTGCCGGCATGGCTACAGAGGAAATCCGTATCTTCTTGGAGGATGTCGAG ATGTCAACGAATTATGTGAAAATATGGATGGGTCCTATTACACTTGTTTCGAGCCTCCGAGGTCTGATGATCAGCAAATGAGTGCCATCATTATAG GTATTAGTACAAGCTTTGGGGTATTATGTTTGCTTTTTGGTGGATGGTGGTCACACAAACTTATAAGGAAAAGGAAGATGattaaacaaaaagagaagTTCTTCAAACGAAATGGTGGACTATTGTTACAACAACAACTATCTTCAAGTGATCATGTCAATGTTGAGAACAACAAATTGTTTATCATCTACTGGTTTCAAAAGTCTTAG